The Candidatus Zixiibacteriota bacterium genome has a segment encoding these proteins:
- a CDS encoding class I SAM-dependent methyltransferase, producing the protein MDEFLRANQKLWDSLTPIHEKSDFYDMESFLNGKCTIEKIDVRELGDVSGKSLLHLQCHFGQDTLSWARRGAKVTGVDFSAKAIDLARSLADKLAIDANFVCCNLYDLPEHLTGQFDIVYTSGGVISWLPDLEKWGEVVAHFLKPGGIFYIREFHPTSYIFADDEQDTTPRVHYPYFRPDQPIRFENMGSYADRDADVYNVNYEWPHSMGEIINSLIDAGLGIEFLHEFPFSTYKSHPFMKKRDDGYWHYPDKPNSIPFMFSIRATMV; encoded by the coding sequence ATGGATGAATTCTTGCGTGCAAACCAGAAACTCTGGGATAGTCTGACACCGATCCATGAAAAGTCTGACTTCTATGACATGGAGTCATTCCTGAATGGTAAATGCACGATCGAGAAGATCGACGTGCGTGAGTTAGGCGATGTCTCGGGCAAGAGCCTGCTGCATCTTCAGTGTCATTTCGGACAAGACACTCTGAGCTGGGCGCGGCGGGGCGCCAAAGTCACCGGTGTGGATTTCTCGGCAAAAGCCATCGATCTCGCGCGTTCACTCGCGGATAAGCTCGCTATCGACGCTAATTTCGTTTGCTGTAATCTCTATGATCTGCCGGAGCATTTGACGGGACAGTTCGACATTGTCTATACATCAGGCGGTGTGATAAGCTGGCTGCCCGATCTCGAGAAATGGGGCGAAGTCGTGGCTCATTTTCTGAAACCGGGAGGCATTTTCTACATACGAGAATTCCATCCCACATCATATATTTTTGCCGATGATGAGCAGGATACGACTCCGCGAGTGCACTACCCCTATTTTCGTCCCGATCAACCGATACGATTCGAGAATATGGGAAGCTATGCCGACAGAGACGCTGATGTTTACAATGTCAACTATGAGTGGCCGCACAGCATGGGAGAGATTATCAATTCACTGATCGACGCCGGTCTGGGAATAGAATTTCTGCACGAATTCCCCTTTTCGACGTATAAGTCGCACCCATTCATGAAGAAGCGGGATGATGGCTACTGGCACTATCCCGATAAGCCGAACAGCATTCCGTTTATGTTTTCGATAAGGGCGACTATGGTTTGA